A region of Nitrospiria bacterium DNA encodes the following proteins:
- a CDS encoding MmgE/PrpD family protein → MTTLAEKMAAFAHRLSFDDLPRDVVHEVKRRVIDSIGCALGAFDSDPCRIARTAARFVKSRYPAT, encoded by the coding sequence ATGACGACCCTGGCCGAGAAAATGGCGGCGTTTGCTCACCGGTTGTCTTTTGATGATCTGCCGCGCGACGTGGTCCACGAAGTCAAGCGGCGTGTGATCGATTCGATCGGCTGCGCGCTCGGGGCGTTTGATTCCGACCCCTGCCGTATCGCCCGTACGGCAGCTCGATTTGTGAAGAGCCGTTATCCGGCGACC